The Naumovozyma dairenensis CBS 421 chromosome 8, complete genome genomic sequence CGCGACGCCTAAACGCAGAGTTTATCATAAGAGAAATATTGTAAATTTGGTTTGGTTTGGTTTGGTTTGGTTTGGCttctttcttctattttatgttttattttgtgTCAGAAACAATGTCCAGTGAGAAGAATAGAAGAGTTAGCCATCATTTTCAGAATTGAATGTTACTTTTGAATAACTATCTTTGTTACCCGCGTATTTAATTCACAACAACTACAGGAGTAGCAAGCATCAACTTCTTAAGGACagatagaatatatattatgagaaaatatgaaaatgcTAATAGTGGGCCCTCAGTAAATATGAAATCATTTGTAACTTGTCTCGTAGACTGCCGGCAAACATTCTAAGATTGGTTTACTTCTAACCCGATTCCTAGGCTTAAAAAATATCTAAAGATAGGATTATATTAGTACAGCATTAGTTGTACACTAATCAAGAACAAAGGGAAGCATATTAAAGTACCTTGACAGTATATGCAACCCTATAGAGCTCAACGATGTTTTCAAGGACTACTAATGATAACATTGCAAGTAAAGCTAGCTCAGAGAACTCTACCAATCTTAGAACCTTGGGTATTCATCTTATTATAACTCCATGcctattatattaaaagaGAGTAACAGAACATAACCTATAGCTGAACGTGGTTAATAGATAACATTGAACTATTAATACCAAGTATATCACATCTTATAAATATATCGTCTCAGTAAACGAGAATTAATgtaaaattaatttcaattaaagataaaatgCAGTATATCGTCAATAAAAATAGCAACCGAGTGCCAAAAATCATACCCTAAGCAATAGGTTTTGTATATAAGGTGGCTAGCGTAACTACTGTATATTATAACGATATTTTCCATAACGCCCGGCAATACTTCTCAGTACACATTGCTTGAATGTATTATCTCGTTTGCACGGTTGGTAGTAAAACAAGTATCATTAAATGTCGATACGTGCCTCTTCTCATTTGTCTATTATCCATTCATATGCCTAAGTACTCACACAATAGAATATAATTCCTCTTATAAGTGAAATATCAAGCTTTATTAGTATGATTGTTCTAGTTCTTGGTGTGGTGTACCGATGTCATCGGCTTTGACTTcccaagaaaaaattattgagaactaaaaattcatttttcagCTACTTTACAGtaatgaagaaagaagacCTTCGAACAATTATATGAACAAAGTAGCAAAAAACCAACAAACGACGCTtagtattgttattaaGGAGAACCAACGTTCGTTTCTCGAAAGACActaaacaagaaaatgtCTGCCTCTGCTATCGCTCCAAGAAGGAAACGTCTTTCGGACGGTTTGACAGTCACTCAAAAAGTTTTCATTAGATCCCGTAATGGTGGTGCTACGAAAATCATACGAGAACATTATCTAAGAACAGATATCCCATGTCTTTCCATGGCTTGTACCAAATGCCCAGAAATTGTTGTCCCAGATGCTGAAAATAACTTACCAAAATTCATCCTTTCCAACGATCCGCCTGAATTTCCACAACCCATCGGGAAACATTACGTTGTTTTGGATACGAATATTGTGTTACAAGCcattgatttattagaaaatCCAGATTGTTTCTTTGATGTGATCATTCCACAGATTGTCTTAGATGAAGTGAGAAATAAATCATACCCAGTTTATACAAGATTAAGAACTTTGTGCAGAGATAGCGATGATAAGAAAAGATTTATAGTTTTccataatgaatttaatgaaaatacatttgttgaaagagaaaaggATGAATCCATTAATGATAGAAATGATAGAGCAATTAGGAAAACTTGTCAATGGTACGCaaatcatttgaaagaatatgGTATTAACGTTATATTAGTGACGAATGATCGTTTGAATAGAGAAGCTGCTGAAACAACTACAccaaataaagatgaagagaAACTCATAACTAAAAGTTTGATGCAATATGTGGATCTGTTACCAAAttctgaagaaattaaagatttgaTTCCTAATTTGGAACCAACTAATAATCAAGAACTTATTAAAAGCAATAACAATGTTAGTAAAGAACCAATTTTCCCTGAATATTACTCTACGGCTAGAATTATGGGTGGGCTGAAAAATGGTGTTCTATATCAAGGTAACGTTCAAATCTCtgaatataatttcttGGAAGGTACCGTTTCTTTACCAAGTTTTTCAAAACCTGTATTAATCGTTGgtcaaaaaaatttaaatagAGCCTTTAATGGTGATCAAGTTATCGTGGAACTATTACCAGAATCAGAATGGAAAGCACCTTCTACAATCGTTTTGGATTCAGAACATTTTAATGTGAATGATAATCCTGACGATGATAACAATGAAAATGCTGATACTACTGAACTTGGCATAAATGGCACCTCCAATATAGTAATATCGGATAAAGATCGTAGATTATTAGCCAAGCATGCCATTGAAGCtcaaaaagagaaaaaagtTCAACCAACAGCAAGAGTCGTTGCAATTACAAGAAGATCATGGAGACAATATGTCGGTCAAATTGCTCCAAACTCAGTAGATCTACAAACAGGTGGAACTCAAAATGTCTTTGTTATATTAATGGATAAATGCTTACCAAAGATTAGAATCCGTACAAGACGAGCCCATGATTTATTAGACAAGAGAATTGTTATCTCTATTGATTCATGGCCAACAGATCAAAAATATCCATTGGGACATTTTGTTAGAGACTTAGGGGGAATTGAAACCGCTGAAGCTGAAACTGAagctttattattagagCATGATGTCGAATATAGACCATTTTCTAAAAAAGTCTTGGAATGTTTGCCTGCTGAAGGCCATGAATGGAAAGCTCCTGCATCTTTAACTGATCCAGCTTCTCTTGCCAAGGATCCATTATTAGCCAACAGAAAAGATTTAAGAGATAAATTAATTTGTAGTATCGATCCTCCAGGATGTGTGGATATTGATGACGCTCTACATGCTAAAAAATTACCAAATGGCAATTGGGAAGTTGGTGTACATATTGCTGACGTTACTCATTTCGTTAAACAAGGAACCGCCTTAGATGCAGAAGGTGCTTCTAGAGGTACTTCTGTTTACCTGGTTGACAAACGTATCGATATGTTACCAATGTTATTAGGTACTGATTTATGTTCTTTAAAACCTTATGTTGATAGATTTGCCTTTTCTGTCCTTTGGGAATTAGATTCAAACGCTGATATTGTTAAAGTTGATTTCACTAAATCCGTAATTAAATCAAGAGAGGCGTTTTCATATGAGCAAGCTCAATTAAGAATTGATGATCCAAACCAAACTGATGATTTAACGCAAGGTATGAGAGCTCTTTTACAATTATCtatcaaattgaaacaaaaaaggTTAGATAATGGTGCTTTGAATTTAGCATCACCAGAAGTTAAAGTCCATATGGATAGTGAAACTTCTGATCCAGGTGAAGTTGagattaagaaattattagcTACCAATTCTTTAGTTGAAGAATTTATGTTGTTAGCTAATATTTCAGTGGCAAGAAAGATTTACGATGCATTTCCACAAACTGCAATGTTGAGAAGACATGCCGCTCCACCATCGACGAATTTcgaattattgaatgaaatgTTACATAGAAGGAAGAACATGTCAATTTCTTTGGAATCATCAAAAGCACTTGCTGATTCTTTAGATCGTTGTGAAGATCCAAAAGATCCATATTTCAATACGTTAGTACGTATTATGTCAACTCGTTGTATGATGGCTGCCCAATACTTCTATTCTGGTGCATATTCTTACCCAGATTTTAAGCATTATGGGTTAGCAGTTGATATTTATACACATTTCACCTCACCAATTAGACGTTATTGTGATGTTGTAGCGCATAGGCAATTAGCTGGTGCTATAGGATATGAACCATTGAGTTTATCACATAGagataaaaataagatGGATATGATATGTAGgaatatcaataaaaaGCATAGAAACGCACAATTTGCTGGTAGAGCCAGTATTGAATATTATGTGGGTCAAGTGATGAGAAATAACGAAACTGTGGAGACAGGTTATGTTATCAAAGTTTTCAACAATGGTATTGTGGTCTTAGTACCCAAGTTTGGTGTTGAAGGGTTAATTAGATTAGAGAATTTAACAAGGGATACAAATGGTGCAAACTTCAATGAAGTagaattcaaattgaattttgttCATAAAGAAACtggaaaagaaagagaaatataTGTCTTTGATAAAGTGGAAGTTCAAGTGAAGTCTGTTTTGGATCCAGTAACGAGTAAACGTAAGGCCGAATTGTTGCTAAAGTAAAACAGAAGAATTCTcatatatagaatatatatttgaacCACCTTTGTATATGTACACTAGAAAAAGATCAATTATCATTTACTGATATTAATAGGttcattcaatttgatTGAGCAAATAAGTCGTATCTTTATATCTCTAGGACTTTACCATTTGGgtatattctttatattaaatatagaATGCTTACAATAGATATTTAGactaatatatatatattatattatcattctcCATTTGCAACTCAATGTTTTTTGACAACACCGCTAGCATCTGCAGAAGATAAGATATAATCCCTATAATCGTAGATAGTACCAGGGAACTTTTTACAAGTACCATTTTCAGAAACCCAAATTTCATTACAAACACTATCAATGATGGATATGTCATGAGAAACCATTAAGACACCCCCACTGaagtttttcaatgaatctTCTAAAGCATCTAAACCAGAAGTATCTAAATGATTGGAAGGTTCATCAAGAACCAAAATATGAGGATTATTTAGACATAATGCTGCAAAAGCGACACGGGATTTTTGACCACCAGATAATAATTGCATTCTTTGTAAACCTAGAGACCCAGTTATACCAAAAGAACCTAAATGACGTctatattcttcatcattctTACCTGGATAAGCAGTGGACATCCAATCTACTGCGGATTTTGTTAAATCTAAAGAATCAACATGATGTTGTGTGAAGTAACCTATACGTAATCTACCATTTCTTGATACAAACCCCTTTGTTGGTCTCAATTCTTCCATCATCACTTTTAATAGAGTAGTCTTACCACAACCATTTGCACCTACTAAAGCAATTCTTGAATCCATTTGAACATCTAAGTTAACGTCCTTTAATAATAGACTTTCAGGATCATAACCAAATGAAACATCTTGTAATTGAATAATTGGTGgagataatttttcacaGTCAGGGAATTTGAAACtaattgttttttcttcttcaggAGGTTCTAATACAggtaatttttccaattttttaattcttgaTTGTGCTTCTTGTGATTTAGCAGCATTATATCtatatttatcaataaattcttgTAAATGTTTCCTGTACGCCATTTGGTTTTCATATTCTCTTTGAGCAGTCTTTCTACGTTCCTCCTTTGTTGTATAGAAACTATCGAAATCTTGACCTCTATAATAATCTAATCTTTCATTATGTtgataaataatatcagTTGCAACTTCATTCAAGAAGGCACGATCATGAGAAACTGTTAGGACAGTAGCAGGAtaagttttcaaatattcagCCAAGTACGCGATAGATGGAACATCCAACATATTGGAAGgttcatctaataataataaatcgGGTTGACAAAATAAAGCTCTTGCTAGAGATAATCTCATTCTCCAACCACCTGAGAAAGTATTTGTTGCCTTTTGTTGAGCTTCTGTACTGAAACCTAACCCGTATAAGATGGAAGCTGCTCTTGCTTCAGCTTTATCAGATTCCATATCagctaatttttcagagatttgaattaaatgattatCTAAATCTTCACGTTcattatctaattttttcactTCTAAACTATTTTCATCGAATTCTGCTCTTAATTTATCCATCTCCTTTAATCTTTCATTAATCTTAGTTTCTTCActtaataattgttttctCCAAACATCTGCGTCCAAGACACTTTGTAACGCCTTAGTTTCGTCCCCTCTCAATTCTTGTTCCACATGTAAAATGGAAACATGTTTTGGAACGTTTAATTCTCTTCTTGATAAAGCTCTTAATAAAGTAGACTTACCAATACCATTTTGACCCACAAGACCGTATCTATGACCAAAACTTAACGTTAATTGAGCATCTGACAAGATTCTTTGACCATCCCCCACGTACAAATCGAATGTATCAATCTTAATATCCTTGGATTTACCAGCAGCTGATCCAAATTCCAATGGATTAATTTTCATAAAGAATGAATCataatcttcttcattagattgattaatcaatttagaAGCTTCatattgaacaaatttattattcctTTTGGCAACTTTTTTAGCAATTTTTTGTTCAGCTTTAgctaattttttcaaatcaactCTAGTTTCCATCTTCCTACCTGCATGTTCGATATCATCTGCACCACCTCCGACACCTAACATGTTCAAAGTTGtgtttatattttcctttgagTTATGTGATTGTAAGATGTTTATATCTAATAATCTTTTGGATGTATCACCAGTTAATTCCAATTTTGcttgattttctttcaattgagTAGATAATTGATCCAAGATGGATTTAGCCAGGGATTCGACTTTGTCAGGAGAAGAGCCTGCATTGATTAATAATTTGGTAATGAAATCGATTTCTAGGGGTAAGTCTAAAGATTTACTTTGGACTGCATCTAATGTAGTAGAAGATAAGTGATTTAAGTAACCTACCGCGTAGTCTGTTACTATGGGATCTATTGAAACGGTAGCTTTGCGGACTTGGGAACCTATTGAGGACATTATCAGTCGAATGTTTAAGCGGTCGTATGAAAGTGTGGATTTTCCTATCGGAAATTGAATCGAGTAGAGTTATTTATCCACTCTTGTCTTTTGTC encodes the following:
- the GCN20 gene encoding putative AAA family ATPase GCN20 (similar to Saccharomyces cerevisiae GCN20 (YFR009W); ancestral locus Anc_1.366) encodes the protein MSSIGSQVRKATVSIDPIVTDYAVGYLNHLSSTTLDAVQSKSLDLPLEIDFITKLLINAGSSPDKVESLAKSILDQLSTQLKENQAKLELTGDTSKRLLDINILQSHNSKENINTTLNMLGVGGGADDIEHAGRKMETRVDLKKLAKAEQKIAKKVAKRNNKFVQYEASKLINQSNEEDYDSFFMKINPLEFGSAAGKSKDIKIDTFDLYVGDGQRILSDAQLTLSFGHRYGLVGQNGIGKSTLLRALSRRELNVPKHVSILHVEQELRGDETKALQSVLDADVWRKQLLSEETKINERLKEMDKLRAEFDENSLEVKKLDNEREDLDNHLIQISEKLADMESDKAEARAASILYGLGFSTEAQQKATNTFSGGWRMRLSLARALFCQPDLLLLDEPSNMLDVPSIAYLAEYLKTYPATVLTVSHDRAFLNEVATDIIYQHNERLDYYRGQDFDSFYTTKEERRKTAQREYENQMAYRKHLQEFIDKYRYNAAKSQEAQSRIKKLEKLPVLEPPEEEKTISFKFPDCEKLSPPIIQLQDVSFGYDPESLLLKDVNLDVQMDSRIALVGANGCGKTTLLKVMMEELRPTKGFVSRNGRLRIGYFTQHHVDSLDLTKSAVDWMSTAYPGKNDEEYRRHLGSFGITGSLGLQRMQLLSGGQKSRVAFAALCLNNPHILVLDEPSNHLDTSGLDALEDSLKNFSGGVLMVSHDISIIDSVCNEIWVSENGTCKKFPGTIYDYRDYILSSADASGVVKKH
- the DIS3 gene encoding exosome catalytic subunit DIS3 (similar to Saccharomyces cerevisiae DIS3 (YOL021C); ancestral locus Anc_1.367); translated protein: MSASAIAPRRKRLSDGLTVTQKVFIRSRNGGATKIIREHYLRTDIPCLSMACTKCPEIVVPDAENNLPKFILSNDPPEFPQPIGKHYVVLDTNIVLQAIDLLENPDCFFDVIIPQIVLDEVRNKSYPVYTRLRTLCRDSDDKKRFIVFHNEFNENTFVEREKDESINDRNDRAIRKTCQWYANHLKEYGINVILVTNDRLNREAAETTTPNKDEEKLITKSLMQYVDLLPNSEEIKDLIPNLEPTNNQELIKSNNNVSKEPIFPEYYSTARIMGGLKNGVLYQGNVQISEYNFLEGTVSLPSFSKPVLIVGQKNLNRAFNGDQVIVELLPESEWKAPSTIVLDSEHFNVNDNPDDDNNENADTTELGINGTSNIVISDKDRRLLAKHAIEAQKEKKVQPTARVVAITRRSWRQYVGQIAPNSVDLQTGGTQNVFVILMDKCLPKIRIRTRRAHDLLDKRIVISIDSWPTDQKYPLGHFVRDLGGIETAEAETEALLLEHDVEYRPFSKKVLECLPAEGHEWKAPASLTDPASLAKDPLLANRKDLRDKLICSIDPPGCVDIDDALHAKKLPNGNWEVGVHIADVTHFVKQGTALDAEGASRGTSVYLVDKRIDMLPMLLGTDLCSLKPYVDRFAFSVLWELDSNADIVKVDFTKSVIKSREAFSYEQAQLRIDDPNQTDDLTQGMRALLQLSIKLKQKRLDNGALNLASPEVKVHMDSETSDPGEVEIKKLLATNSLVEEFMLLANISVARKIYDAFPQTAMLRRHAAPPSTNFELLNEMLHRRKNMSISLESSKALADSLDRCEDPKDPYFNTLVRIMSTRCMMAAQYFYSGAYSYPDFKHYGLAVDIYTHFTSPIRRYCDVVAHRQLAGAIGYEPLSLSHRDKNKMDMICRNINKKHRNAQFAGRASIEYYVGQVMRNNETVETGYVIKVFNNGIVVLVPKFGVEGLIRLENLTRDTNGANFNEVEFKLNFVHKETGKEREIYVFDKVEVQVKSVLDPVTSKRKAELLLK